A window of the Dictyostelium discoideum AX4 chromosome 4 chromosome, whole genome shotgun sequence genome harbors these coding sequences:
- the vatC gene encoding H(+)-transporting ATPase (Similar to +): protein MSETQEFWLISAPNLPGADIFDQVNQKTAKENSLSENKKFNTPALRVGTLNSLITLNDELQKIDTIVESTTKKIARQLVDLVGTKPGKDKSLSINGHTIPQYLQQFAWDDAKYNLKLSLQEIVEKISSAVSKIDDDLKIKSSEYSTLSSSVASEERKASGNLQVRTLNDLITADNIVQTDYFTTAFVVIPKQSEKEFLACYETISDFVLGRSAKRVAQDNDYFLYSVILFKKFYENFKTKIIEKKWVVRDFKLEDNKPTQERSKLTEDKKNCRTSLIRWCRLNFPEAFMAWVHLKVVRVFVESVLRFGIPFNFQAILMKPQKGADKKVRDILFDQFKYLGSAHISGKNETDDSEKFYPYISVSVNWEN, encoded by the exons aTGTCAGAAACACAAGAATTTTGGTTAATTTCAGCTCCAAACCTTCCAGGTGCTGACATTTTTGACCAAGTCAATCAAAAGACTGCCAAAGAAAATAGTTTATctgaaaacaaaaaatttaat aCACCAGCATTAAGAGTTGGTACTCTCAATTCATTGATTACACTCAATGATGAATTACAAAAAATCGATACCATTGTAGAATCTACAACCAAAAAGATTGCCAGACAATTAGTCGATTTAGTTGGAACCAAACCAGGTAAAGATAAGAGTCTTTCAATCAATGGTCACACCATTCCACAATACCTTCAACAATTTGCCTGGGATGATGCCAAATATAacttaaaattatcattacaagAAATTGTCGAAAAAATTTCATCT gCAGTCTCAAagattgatgatgatttaaaaatcaaatcaagtGAATATTCAACACTTTCATCCTCTGTTGCATCTGAAGAAAGAAAAGCAAGTGGTAATCTCCAAGTTCGTACTTTAAATGACTTAATTACAGCTGATAATATCGTTCAAACTGATTACTTTACAACTGCTTTCGTTGTTATTCCAAA ACAATccgaaaaagaatttttagcCTGTTATGAAACCATTTCAGATTTTGTACTTGGAAGATCAGCTAAAAGAGTTGCCCAAGATAATGATTATTTCTTATACAGTGTAATTTTATTCAAGAAATTCTATGAAAactttaaaactaaaatcattgaaaagAA ATGGGTAGTAAGAGATTTCAAATTAGAAGATAATAAACCAACTCAAGAAAGATCAAAATTAACAGAAGATAAAAAGAATTGTAGAACATCATTAATTCGTTGGTGTAGATTAAATTTCCCAGAGGCTTTTATGGCATGGGTTCACTTAAAAGTTGTTAGAGTATTCGTTGAATCTGTACTTAGATTTGGTATTCCATTCAACTTCCAAGCTATCCTCATGAAACCACAAAAAGGTGCCGATAAAAAGGTTCGTGATATACTTTTCGatcaattcaaatatttagGTTCTGCTCATATCTCTGGTAAGAATGAAACTGATGATTCCGAAAAATTCTATCCATATATTTCCGTTTCAGTGAATTgggaaaattaa
- a CDS encoding hypothetical protein (Genomic DNA, chromosome 5, P1 clone:MCM23) produces MKRHSDSFKPIKLPNQLKFESGSGNDDDDDDDQSRFQNLPGYKDKSLKKLSRKEERKQEREDKKKRKHDFYNKKNNNNNNNNNNNNNNNNNNNNNNNNNNNNNNNNNNNNNNNNNKNNNNNGNKKNNNNNNNKKQRLDEQGNSKKQQPQQPQQKSKAQLIKEKMKQDALNEKKKMEFLKSIGKTKSDLMSQDDKEIAMLEKKLGLNKKKSKKSNDDTDEENDGLNSFTKPTKKQPQKNNKDTEEEEEEEEEYDDDDDEPYEESDKPTGVSHIDDIFDDLEKTLAGGYSDEDEEENEDLAYNYDEDDLDQEYNSEIENDEDEDEGDEDEGDEDEGDEDEGDEEEEEEEEDEDEDEEEEEEIDEKDLKEDIYGRIINSKTGEIVKDNKIVSEGSAPSNKYVPPHLRAAATTTTTTATTKTETNSKTEILKSKLLNSIEIDPILKRRINGLLNKLAINNFYAIFNEIHDLFNTNPRNSMKQVLTELILSSCCNEDQIQHHIIHISCALISGLHSAIGTDIGGNFIETIFKNYLEQENKLKNGSSGGGSGNNNLISNYLLLFVHLYNFQVLGSKIIFDMAKNFIESFLDIDIQLLLLLIQNAGYQLRGEDPATLKDIILLVQKKQLEQKQKRQDEILNNINSDNKTKSQLLQDEEKVTKLSFMMETISNLKNNKIKNTKLLDTLTSLKKVIKGVLKSKDLSINNNQMKISWDDLKSIDIKGRWWLVGSSWSGNDINPLLGITSSSSSSKNIIDDGNGISIKNHENESKLMKLAIANKMNTDLRKSIFCILMSSEDYLDAFDKIMELKLKDKQDREVIHVLMHCCLKEKKFNAYYYHLAHRLCLHDNNFKFTLQYDIWDQLKELESSEQSSQISRVNNFSNFLARLIENHVFSLTILRVLDLNQQLSPIQILFFRILFTHLLTLPNESDVSTIFERLISSTQNKISATKESQANALSLKKGISLFFMHGLLSDSMPRDDKYKLLKNRIKLVKQVLKSNDSILL; encoded by the exons atgaaaagacatagtgattcatttaaaccaattaaattaccaaatcaattaaagtttGAATCTGGAAGTGGtaatgatgacgatgatgacgatgatcaATCACGTTTCCAAAACTTACCAGGTTATAAAGATAAATCccttaaaaaattaagtaGAAAAGAAGAAAGAAAACAAGAAAGAGAAgataagaaaaaaagaaaacatgatttttataataaaaaaaataataacaataacaacaataataataataataataataataataataataataataataataataataataataataataataataataataataataataataataataataataataataaaaataataataataatggtaataaaaaaaataataataataataataataaaaaacaaagattAGATGAACAAGGTAATagtaaaaaacaacaaccacaacagcCACAACAAAAATCTAAAGCACAAttgattaaagaaaaaatgaAACAGGATGCATTAAatgagaaaaagaaaatggaatttttaaaatcaattggtaAAACAAAATCAGATTTAATGTCACAAGATGATAAAGAAATTGCAATGTTAGAGAAAAAGTTaggtttaaataaaaagaaatcaaagaaatcaaatgatgatactgatgaagaaaatgatggtttaaatt CATTCACCAAACCAACTAAAAAACAaccacaaaaaaataataaagatacagaagaagaggaagaagaagaagaggaatatgatgatgatgatgatgaaccaTATGAAGAATCAGATAAACCAACTGGTGTATCACATATCGATGATATTTTTGACGATTTAGAAAAAACTTTAGCCGGTGGATACtctgatgaagatgaagaagaaaatgaagatttaGCCTACAATTATGATGAGGATGACCTTGATCAAGAATATAAtagtgaaattgaaaatgatgaagatgaggaTGAAGGTGATGAGGATGAAGGTGATGAGGATGAAGGTGATGAGGATGAGGGTgatgaggaagaagaagaagaagaagaagatgaagatgaagatgaagaagaagaagaagaaattgatgaaaaagatttaaaagaagATATTTATGgtagaattattaattcaaaaacagGTGAGATTGTAAaggataataaaattgtaagTGAAGGTAGTGCTCcatcaaataaatatgttCCACCACATTTACGtgcagcagcaacaacaacaacaacaacagcaacaacaaaaacagaaacaaattcaaaaacagaaatattaaaatctaaattattaaattcaattgaaattgatccaattttaaaaagaagaattaatggtttattaaataaattagcaattaataatttttatgcaatttttaatgaaattcatgatttatttaatacaaaTCCAAGAAATTCAATGAAACAAGTTTTAAcagaattaatattatcaagtTGTTGTAATGAAGATCAAATCCAACATCATATAATTCATATATCATGTGCATTAATTAGTGGATTACATTCTGCTATTGGTACTGATATCGGTGGTAATTTCATTGAaactatatttaaaaattatttagaacaagaaaataaattaaaaaatggcagtagtggtggtggtagtggtaataataatttaatttcaaattatttattattatttgttcatttatataattttcaagttttaggtagtaaaattatatttgataTGGCAAAGAATTTCATTGAATCATTTTTGGATATTGATATtcaattgttattattactaattcAAAATGCTGGTTACCAATTACGTGGTGAGGATCCAGCAActttaaaagatataattttattagttcaaaagaaacaattggaacaaaaacaaaaaagacaagatgaaattttaaataatataaattcagataataaaactaaatctcaattattacaagatgaagaaaaagttacaaaattatcatttatgaTGGAAACAAttagtaatttaaaaaataataaaattaagaatacaaaattattagataCATTAAcatctttaaaaaaagttataaaaggtgtattaaaatcaaaagatttatcaattaataataatcaaatgaaaatttcatgggatgatttaaaatcaattgatattaaagGTCGTTGGTGGTTAGTTGGTTCATCTTGGTCTGGAAATGATATAAATCCATTATTAGGTataacatcatcatcgtcgtcGAGTAAAAACATAATTGATGATGGAAATggtatttcaattaaaaatcatgaaaatgaatcaaaattaatgaaattagcAATtgcaaataaaatgaatacaGATTTGAGGAAATCAATATTTTGTATATTAATGTCAAGTGAAGATTATTTGGAtgcatttgataaaattatggaattgaaattaaaggaTAAACAAGATCGTGAAGTTATTCATGTATTGATGCATTGTTGTTTAAAGGAAAAGAAATTCAATgcttattattaccatttagCTCATCGTCTATGTTTACATgacaataatttcaaattcacaCTTCAATATGATATTTGGGATCAATTAAAGGAATTGGAAAGTTCTGAACAATCTTCACAGATTAGTCgtgttaataatttttcaaatttcttGGCAAGgttaattgaaaatcatgTTTTCTCATTAACAATCTTACGtgttttagatttaaatcaacaactATCGccaattcaaatattattctTTAGAATACTTTTCACTCATTTATTAACATTACCAAATGAATCTGATGTATCTACAATTTTCGAACGTTTAATCTCTTCAactcaaaataaaatctcTGCAACTAAAGAATCTCAAGCAAATGCTCTCTCCCTTAAAAAAGGTATTAGTCTTTTCTTTATGCATGGTTTACTCTCTGATTCAATGCCACGTGATGATAAatataaacttttaaaaaatcgtataaaattagttaaacaagtattaaaatcaaatgattcaattttactttaa
- the gacC gene encoding RhoGAP domain-containing protein — protein sequence MESKDQNVYRKGSDNFSKGSNTFFGNLKSISTTTTTTTTTANTDQQVSKVAENNEIDDNSSVDSSSSNPSSSSTSTTPVKPKTFVDGALRGVWSIGVGVVNGAKGIVEQPYLGAKNNGLGGFVKGVAKGVSGVVILPAVGVLEFFSYTTQGIYNTPITVLDAMKSSPKEEEMITVSAEIPTIFFAVELEESFKTAKEKGIPHLLKVCIEFISRRKNIEGIFRISGSKFLIDEIQSKFDKGLITSVEDLDPNWIYEVACIFKSYFRYLPHSVIPDEQITEFYRIQNNITDATEKAAALKAVVNSIPNFQYTILYECISLLHDISLNSKENLMTPSNLSIVYGPSLLRPNIEKGDIQEIANANTIVFNLISFFQQIFIKNPDPSILEIEHPITPIKPMIQK from the exons aggatCAAATAccttttttggaaatttaaagagtatatcaacaacaacaacaacaacaacaacaacagcaaataCAGATCAACAAGTATCAAAAGTTGcagaaaataatgaaattgacgATAATTCATCAGTTGATAGTAGTTCTAGTaatccatcatcatcatcaacatcaactacACCAGTAAAACCAAAAACATTTGTTGATGGTGCATTAAGAGGTGTATGGAgtattggtgttggtgttgttaaTGGTGCTAAAGGTATTGTTGAACAACCATATCTAGGTGCCAAAAACAATGGATTGGGTGGTTTTGTCAAAGGTGTAGCAAAAGGTGTTAGTGG tGTTGTAATTTTACCAGCAGTAGGAGTATTGGAATTCTTTTCATACACAACTCAAGGTATTTATAATACACCAATTACAGTACTTGATGCAATGAAATCATCACCAAAAGAAGAGGAGATGATAACAGTTTCAGCAGAAATTCCAACCATTTTCTTTGCTGTAGAATTGGAAGAATCTTTTAAAACTGCCAAAGAAAAAGGTATTCCACATCTTTTAAAAGTTTGCATTGAATTCATTTCAAGaagaaaaaatattgaaGGAATCTTTAGGATTAGCggatcaaaatttttaatcgatgaaattcaatcaaaattCGATAAAGGTTTAATTACTTCAGTTGAAGATTTAGATCCAAATTGGATTTATGAag TTGCATGTATTTTCAAATCatattttagatatttaCCTCATTCAGTTATTCCAGATGAACA aattACAGAATTTTATagaattcaaaataatattacagATGCAACTGAAAAAGCAGCAGCATTAAAAGCAGTTGTTAATTCAATTCCAAATTTCCAATATACAATTCTTTATGAATGTATATCTTTATTACATGATATTTCATTAAACTctaaagaaaatttaatgaCTCCAagtaatttatcaattgtatATGGCCCTAGTTTATTAAGaccaaatattgaaaaaggtGACATCCAAGAAATTGCAAATGCAAATACTattgtatttaatttaatttcattctttcaacaaatttttatcaaaaatccTGATCCTTCAATTTTAGAGATTGAACATCCAATTACTCCAATTAAACCAAtgattcaaaaataa
- the gnt14 gene encoding hypothetical protein, producing the protein MFGFKTTKNKKRVRLLVVAIGVMIFFMCLSNFSSIQSRQSSSTDTPLQQNGKHQVIRVLETQPSININNSENNINNENINNNQNNNPNNNMDNNNKNNNKNNNIDNNNNKNNNNNDNIDNNINNNNNNNNNNNNINNNNNINNNNNIDNTDNNINNNINNNNININNNNKPSYKKPEKKPPLSSSQIFFNSLPPHIQKQVVIREKSNYAQALQYDSYGIVPAKDFFDGLDAVFETKPNYKISTVRKLFNIENLNSNNNNNNNNNNNNNNNNNNNNNYDINNYNNINIKEDDKFENKNYQNGDKNIMYSDYKGIDYGNNNNIEEIERIKEELKIELEKENVNDIFKYRVTIVTQTTVDRLYKVAAMAERWRSPISVSLFIKSQGDIDKLEKAISANKILATFADFHLFYHNNTRYPVNNLRNLAIRNALTEHVLLLDVDFIPPSHLHDHIAHYINLNYLNQDDSLNAFVIPSFSSNLQPKDIPDSKFEFIEMLTKNKIEPSNLKVCPKCHSPTDYTRWMTSTEPYAIEYHWIYEPFLVYNRSQTLPFDERFKGYGFDKNSQIFGMAAQGFTFSVLPEAYIVHINHPTSRWDGPSLDDQQWDSLRVVCDLLPEIRKRYAKGYKVDRLFDEPTTENCYSNDHW; encoded by the exons atgtttggatttaaaacaacaaaaaataaaaaaagagttaGATTATTAGTGGTAGCTATTGGGGtaatgatattttttatgTGCTTATCAAATTTTTCGTCTATTCAATCAAGACAATCCTCATCAACTGATACACCACTTCAACAAAATGGTAAACACCAAGTCATAAGAGTTTTGGAAACTCAACCAagtataaatataaataatagtgaaaataatataaataatgaaaatataaataataatcaaaataataatccaaataataatatggacaataataataaaaataataataaaaataataatatagataataataacaataaaaataataataataatgataatattgataataatataaataataataataataataataacaataataataatataaataacaataataatataaataataataataatatagataatacagataataatataaataataatataaataataataatataaatattaataataataataaacctaGTTATAAAAAACCAGAAAAGAaaccaccattatcatctagtcaaattttttttaattctttaccaCCACATATTCAAAAACAAGTAGTTATTAGAGAGAAATCGAATTATGCACAAGCATTACAATACGATTCATATGGTATCGTACCAGCAAAGGATTTTTTCGATGGCTTAGATGCTGTTTTCGAAACAAAAcctaattataaaatttcaacagttagaaaattatttaatatcgaaaatttaaatagtaataataataataataataataataataataataataataataataataataataataataattatgatataaataattataataatataaatataaaagaagatgataaatttgaaaataaaaattaccaaaatgGTGACAAAAATATAATGTACAGCGATTATAAAGGAATAGattatggtaataataataatatagaagAAATAGAAAGAATTAAGGAAGAATTAAAGATtgaattagaaaaagagaaTGTGAatgatatatttaaatatagaGTAACCATTGTAACACAGACTACAGTTGATAGATTATATAAAGTGGCAGCAATGGCAGAGAGATGGAGATCACCTATTTCAGTTTcactttttataaaatctcAAGGTGATATAGATAAATTGGAAAAAGCAATCAGTGCCAATAAGATATTGGCTACATTTGCTGATTTCCATTTATTCTACCATAACAATACTCGTTATCCAGTTAATAATTTACGTAATCTTGCAATTAGAAATGCATTGACCGAACATGTATTACTCTTGGATGTTGATTTCATTCCACCCTCTCATTTACATGACCACATTGCTCACTAtatcaatttaaattatttaaatcaagatGACTCTTTAAATGCTTTTGTCATTCCATCATTCTCTTCAAATTTACAACCAAAAGATATTCCAGattcaaaatttgaatttattgaaatgttaacaaaaaataaaattgaaccaTCAA atttaaaagtATGTCCAAAATGTCATTCTCCAACAGATTATACAAGATGGATGACATCAACTGAACCATATGCAATTGAATATCATTGGATTTATGAACCATTTTTAGTTTATAATAGATCTCAAACATTACCATTTGATGAGCGTTTCAAAGGTTATGGTTTTGATAAGAATTCTCAAATTTTTGGAATGGCTGCCCAAGGTTtt aCATTTAGTGTATTACCTGAAGCATATATCGTTCATATTAATCATCCAACATCTCGTTGGGACGGTCCAAGTTTAGATGATCAACAATGGGATTCACTTAGAGTTGTTTGTGATTTACTTCCAGAAATTCGTAAAAGATATGCAAAAGGTTACAAAGTTGATAGATTATTTGACGAACCAACCACTGAAAATTGTTATTCAAATGACCACTGGTAA